One window of Ziziphus jujuba cultivar Dongzao chromosome 5, ASM3175591v1 genomic DNA carries:
- the LOC107420830 gene encoding probable leucine-rich repeat receptor-like protein kinase At1g35710: MVSLLANPFLNKQPLLILIMVHMCLTVYLSYVFATNNIEKTLEETEATEALIKWKLSFDNQSNAMASWVAGETSPCNWFGVACDESGRVAHLNLSRSALNGTLRNLSFSSFPNLISIDLSNNVNLYGDIPLDLYKLSKLTYLDLAGNRFSGFLSPTVANLSNLSFLRLSANQLSGTIPREIGLLTGLHDFKIAINHFNGSIPQEIGMMKSLIKLGLDTNDLTGLIPASLGNLTNLAEIYLFGNNLSGHIPPEIGNMVNLSILLLYGNQLSGHIPQEIGKLEKLTKLELSSNQLSGNIPRAMGNLSNLEELDLGANNLSGSLPSSLGNLSNIYFMYLYGNNLYGHIPPEIENLGRLTDLQLSENQLSGNIPREIGKLSNLEILSIEMNNFSGALPSSLGNLTKLNSLILHSNELSGSLPVEMNNLTSLKNMQLAFNNFIGHLPHEICGGGLLERFSSNENHFTGPVPRSLRNCSSLIRLRFDGNQLTGDIAEAFGIYPNLIYIDLSGNKFHGELSPNWGLCHNLTSLNISDNKVSGSIPPALGQAIQLQGLDLSRNNLSGTIPEELGSLKPLLKLMLSGNKLYGQIPNSVGMLANLANLDLSGNNLTGTIPKELGGCFNLLLLNLADNKFEGTVPIDIASMYYLQNLDLSSNSLNREIPPQLGQMKRLETLNLSHNSLSGSIPSTFDEMSSLIWVNMSYNQLEGPIPDSKAFREAPIGAFKNNKGLCGKATGLKLCPITSQKPKAK; encoded by the coding sequence ATGGTTTCCTTGTTAGCTAATCCATTCCTCAATAAACAACCATTGTTGATTTTGATAATGGTTCATATGTGTCTAACAGTCTATCTCTCTTATGTTTTTGCAACAAACAATATTGAGAAAACATTAGAAGAGACTGAAGCAACAGAGGCACTTATAAAATGGAAACTCAGCTTTGACAACCAAAGCAATGCAATGGCTTCATGGGTTGCGGGAGAAACAAGTCCGTGCAATTGGTTTGGAGTTGCTTGTGATGAATCCGGAAGAGTCGCCCATCTTAACCTTTCGCGCTCTGCTTTGAATGGTACGCTTCGAAATCTCAGTTTCTCgtcctttcctaatcttattagTATTGATTTGTCAAACAATGTCAACCTTTACGGAGATATTCCGCTTGACCTTTACAAGCTCTCCAAACTCACTTATCTTGATTTGGCCGGTAACCGTTTCTCTGGATTTCTTTCTCCGACCGTCGCAAATCTTTccaatctttcttttcttcggTTATCTGCTAATCAGCTTTCTGGAACAATTCCAAGAGAGATTGGCTTATTGACAGGTCTTCATGATTTTAAGATTGCTATCAATCATTTCAATGGTTCCATACCTCAAGAAATTGGAATGATGAAGTCTCTTATAAAGCTTGGTTTAGATACTAACGACCTCACAGGCCTAATTCCTGCTTCTCTAGGAAACTTGACCAATTTAGCAGAGATTTACCTTTTTGGTAATAATCTTTCTGGTCATATTCCTCCAGAGATTGGAAACATGGTCAACTTAAGCATTCTTCTCCTTTATGGCAACCAACTTTCTGGACATATTCCACAAGAAATTGGAAAATTGGAGAAGTTAACCAAGCTTGAACTTTCTAGCAACCAACTTTCCGGTAATATTCCTAGAGCTATGGGAAATTTGAGTAACTTAGAAGAACTTGATCTTGGTGCCAATAATCTCTCCGGTTCACTTCCTTCTTCTCTAGGAAACTTGagcaatatttattttatgtaccTTTATGGCAATAACCTTTATGGACATATTCCGCCAGAAATTGAAAACTTGGGAAGGTTAACCGATCTCCAGCTCTCTGAGAACCAACTTTCAGGAAATATTCCTAGAGAAATTGGGAAACTGAGCAACTTAGAAATTCTTAGCATTGAAATGAACAATTTCTCAGGTGCACTCCCTAGTTCCCTAGGAAATTTAACAAAACTCAATAGCCTAATTTTGCACTCAAACGAACTCAGTGGTTCTCTTCCTGTGGAAATGAATAATCTCACTAGCCTGAAAAATATGCAATTGGCTTTTAATAACTTCATTGGCCATTTGCCGCATGAAATATGTGGGGGTGGATTACTGGAGCGTTTTAGCTCCAATGAGAACCATTTCACAGGCCCTGTCCCAAGAAGCTTGAGAAATTGCAGCAGCCTTATTAGATTAAGATTTGATGGAAACCAACTGACAGGAGATATAGCAGAAGCATTTGGGATTTACCCAAATTTGATATACATAGATTTAAGTGGTAATAAATTCCATGGTGAGCTTTCACCAAACTGGGGGTTGTGCCACAATTTGACAAGCTTGAACATCTCGGACAACAAAGTTTCAGGCTCCATACCACCTGCACTTGGACAAGCGATTCAGCTACAAGGGCTCGACCTCTCCAGAAATAATCTTTCAGGAACGATTCCAGAGGAGCTGGGAAGCTTGAAGCCATTGCTCAAGCTTATGCTAAGTGGTAATAAACTATATGGACAGATTCCTAACAGCGTTGGAATGCTAGCTAATCTAGCGAATTTAGACCTTTCAGGAAACAATCTAACTGGTACAATTCCAAAAGAGCTTGGGGGATGCTTCAACTTATTATTGTTGAATTTGGCAGATAATAAATTTGAGGGAACAGTTCCAATTGACATAGCGAGTATGTACtatcttcaaaatcttgatCTTAGTTCAAATTCACTGAACAGAGAGATACCACCGCAGCTTGGACAAATGAAACGGTTAGAAACCTTGAATCTCTCTCACAATTCTCTATCCGGTTCCATTCCATCCACTTTCGATGAAATGTCAAGTTTGATATGGGTGAATATGTCCTACAACCAGTTGGAGGGTCCCATTCCTGATTCCAAAGCCTTCCGAGAGGCTCCAATTGGCGCATTCAAAAATAACAAAGGCTTGTGTGGTAAGGCCACTGGTCTGAAGCTTTGCCCAAtcacctcccaaaaaccaaaagcCAAATAG